A single region of the Rattus rattus isolate New Zealand chromosome 8, Rrattus_CSIRO_v1, whole genome shotgun sequence genome encodes:
- the Scn4b gene encoding sodium channel subunit beta-4 produces MSRAGNRGNTQARWLGIGLLGLFLLPMYLSLEVSVGKATTIYAINGSAILLPCTFSSCYGFENLYFRWSYNNSETSRILIDGIVKNDKSDPKVRVKDDDRITLEGSTKEKMNNISILLSDLEFSDTGRYTCFVRNPKEKDLNNSATIFLQVVDKLEEVDNTVTLIILAVVGGVIGLLVCILLLKKLITFILKKTREKKKECLVSSSGNDNTENGLPGSKAEEKPPTKV; encoded by the exons ATGTCCCGGGCTGGGAACCGAGGCAATACTCAGGCGAGATGGCTGGGCATTGGGCTTTTGG GTCTCTTCCTGCTCCCCATGTACCTGTCGTTGGAGGTATCTGTGGGAAAGGCCACCACCATCTACGCTATCAACGGCTCAGCGATCCTGCTACCCTGCACCTTCTCCAGCTGTTATGGCTTTGAGAACCTCTACTTCAGGTGGTCCTACAATAACAGCGAAACATCCAGGATT CTCATCGACGGGATCGTGAAGAACGATAAGTCTGACCCTAAGGTGAGAGTGAAGGATGATGACCGCATCACCCTAGAGGGCTCCACTAAGGAGAAAATGAATAACATCTCCATCCTCTTGAGTGACCTGGAGTTCAGTGACACGGGCAGATACACCTGCTTCGTGAGGAACCCCAAGGAGAAGGACTTAAACAACTCTGCTACGATCTTCCTCCAAGTGGTTGATAAAT TGGAAGAAGTGGACAACACAGTGACGCTCATCATCCTGGCTGTGGTAGGCGGGGTCATCGGACTTCTCGTCTGCATCCTGTTGCTGAAGAAGCTCATCACCTTCATCCTGAAGAAGACCAGAGAGAAGAA GAAGGAGTGTCTCGTGAGTTCCTCTGGGAATGACAACACAGAGAACGGGCTGCCTGGCTCCAAGGCAGAAGAGAAGCCACCCACAAAAGTGTGA